One Gossypium hirsutum isolate 1008001.06 chromosome A08, Gossypium_hirsutum_v2.1, whole genome shotgun sequence genomic window, taattttaaagTTCATAAATTTTAAGGACTACGTTGGAAATATTAAGATTAAACTTACAAGTTACAGTTTTAAGATGGGCTAAagtgaaattttataaattgttaaagcttttatgatattatttctttttagattcgagcatgaaaattttgaggtcggtatttattaattataaattgttgGTGACATGCTTTGCTTTGTAATGTTGCGGCATTtgtacaactttttttttttaattatatatggtATCCTGTAGAGaacatttcttttatatattgtcTCAACGCCTCGTAGAGGCTTAAAGCCGACAAGATCGGGGTACATAAATGTCAATAATGTCGAAAAGTAAAATAAAGATAACTAAAAACCATGGCTGCCTATAAAGAGGACTGAAGCATGTCTAATTTAAAACTGGTTCAAATTGGAGAAATGAAATGGTACCGATGGGATCAGTAGAAATCGTGAGTTCGGTCTATCAAAGCTACAAATATCGGACCAAACCACCGCTCTTGTCGACGAGTAAAATCAAGTGAGATTCCGTCAAGCTGAAAATCAGGCTGCCTGTAGCAGCAAACTTTGTACATTGCTTGTGAAACTATTAGAGGAAACGAGTCAACCGCGCATTAGATCGATGTCAACATGAGTGTTACGCATATCCATTGTTCTTGAACCAGGCCATACACCTGCTGGTGAAGTTGGAATCAGATTTTGACTTGGTGAAATGCCGGACGGAGATACTAGATTGTCGACACTCTGATTGTCCGAGTCATTTAGACATTCTTGACCTTCCGGTTTCTTGTTCTTTGCCTTTGGACCACCCCATTGAAAACTTCCGACAATCACCTAGTTCATTCATAAAAGGATGATTCAAACAGAAGTTCAATAACAAGTTGAATTAATTATAGATCacttagaaaagaaaattaattataaaccatAGATATCACAGCAACTGAAGAGTTACCTGAACCGGGCTTGCTGCAATAAGCATCCCTCCGACACCTCCACCAATGACGCGGCCATCAGGAGTGGCAAGGGAAACACTAAGAGCACCACTTCGGCTGCAAGAGCCATTGTTGCTGATCAGCAGGTAAGAGCCTGATAGACATAATATCTCGAATCGCCCCTACAGATGTCAAAACCAGacaagaaaaaatatatattcattctTTTCAAAAGAGTTTCCAAGAGGGAAAAAGATCTAAAATGTCGGAATATTGAATAGCAAATATAGGTAATTATATGCTATCCAAGTGTGTTTCGTGTAGAAAAAACAAGAAATTGAGAACCGGGTTATTGAGTGCCCAAACCTCATATGTAACAGTGCCACCCGAAGATGATGGCTGAAGAAGAGTTACAGTAGAGACAGCCCCGTTGGCTGACAAAATGCATACTGCTCTAGGCCCTTGCTGCGAAAATGACATTATCTTCGTTGCAA contains:
- the LOC107934311 gene encoding AT-hook motif nuclear-localized protein 9; translation: MDRRDAMALSGSASYYMQQRGITGSGSEPESGIHGSPGIHPFSSPNVQYQSSIPVTTVGSTLAMESPSGIAPHSVNVGTPSAQPSSETVKRKRGRPRKYGPDGTVSLALTPASAPHPVTTTPGQKRGRGRPPGTGRKQQLASLGDWLSGSAGMGFTPHVITVAVGEDIATKIMSFSQQGPRAVCILSANGAVSTVTLLQPSSSGGTVTYEGRFEILCLSGSYLLISNNGSCSRSGALSVSLATPDGRVIGGGVGGMLIAASPVQVIVGSFQWGGPKAKNKKPEGQECLNDSDNQSVDNLVSPSGISPSQNLIPTSPAGVWPGSRTMDMRNTHVDIDLMRG